One genomic region from Patescibacteria group bacterium encodes:
- a CDS encoding signal peptidase II, with protein MRGGKFFGTNFFWGYGAILFFFVVDRYFKYFVQNKLPDEGVYFIFPPFKFGLEFFRNKFIAFSIPLPAGIAVIFSAVILAGLFLFLYWLFRNGRRAAAFGLVILIAGALSNFGDRIIYGYVIDYVGFASLSFFNLADIMIAVGAFLFIIKYKGNNIKICPKEKF; from the coding sequence ATGCGCGGCGGAAAGTTTTTTGGAACGAATTTTTTTTGGGGCTACGGTGCGATTTTATTTTTTTTCGTTGTTGACCGTTATTTCAAATATTTTGTCCAAAATAAACTCCCGGATGAGGGAGTTTATTTTATTTTTCCCCCGTTTAAATTCGGTTTGGAATTTTTTCGCAATAAATTTATTGCTTTCAGTATTCCGCTGCCAGCGGGGATAGCGGTAATTTTTAGCGCGGTTATTTTGGCCGGACTTTTTTTATTTTTATACTGGTTATTCCGAAACGGCCGACGTGCGGCGGCGTTTGGTTTGGTTATTTTAATTGCCGGCGCTCTAAGTAATTTTGGGGATAGAATAATTTACGGGTATGTCATAGATTATGTCGGCTTTGCGTCTTTGTCGTTTTTTAATTTGGCTGATATAATGATAGCAGTAGGAGCGTTTTTATTTATAATTAAATATAAAGGTAATAATATTAAGATATGTCCAAAAGAAAAATTTTAA
- a CDS encoding YifB family Mg chelatase-like AAA ATPase yields MSAKVFSSAAIGLFCAPIEVEADVSSGLANFIVVGLPDTAVQESRERVRSAIKNSGFQFPRGRVAANLAPADIRKEGPAYDLPMALSLLLASEQILLKEDLSKSILVGELALDGEVRGVNGVISLMLMAREKGFEKVYLPEPNAREASLISGVKIIPVKNLSELIQFLQKEKIPPEVEPLDFQSELQNVDYGSADMAYIKGQEQAKRALEIVAAGAHNILMSGPPGSGKTFLARTIPTILPNLTVEESLEITRVYSAAGLLPPNQPVARKRPFRSPHHTASGVALVGGGTWPKPGEISLAHRGILFLDEFPEFDRRVLENLRQPLEDGVVAVSRVSGTVEFPAKFILVAAQNPCPCGYASDPKRICTCSPMQILKYQKKVSGPLLDRIDIHIEVPQIDFEKMVSDNHGESSADIRGRVEAARGRQRERFGKSGIFANSEMSSEEVKKFCPLREDTRELLRNAVAQMRLSARSYHRVLKLARTIADLAGSEEITTEYVAEALQYRPKAD; encoded by the coding sequence ATGTCGGCAAAAGTTTTTTCTTCGGCCGCTATCGGCCTTTTTTGCGCGCCCATTGAAGTGGAGGCGGACGTTTCTTCCGGTTTGGCCAATTTTATTGTTGTCGGTTTGCCGGATACGGCGGTGCAGGAGTCGCGCGAGCGCGTGCGGTCAGCCATAAAAAACAGCGGTTTTCAGTTTCCGCGGGGAAGGGTGGCGGCCAATTTGGCGCCGGCGGACATCAGGAAAGAAGGGCCGGCTTACGATTTGCCGATGGCTTTGAGTTTACTGTTGGCCTCGGAACAGATTTTGCTTAAGGAGGATCTATCTAAGTCAATTTTAGTAGGCGAACTGGCGCTGGACGGTGAGGTGCGGGGAGTGAATGGAGTTATCTCGCTGATGCTGATGGCGCGGGAAAAAGGATTTGAGAAAGTTTATTTGCCGGAGCCGAACGCGCGCGAGGCGAGTTTAATCAGCGGAGTAAAAATTATTCCGGTGAAAAATTTAAGCGAGCTCATTCAGTTTTTACAAAAAGAAAAAATACCGCCGGAGGTGGAGCCGTTGGATTTTCAAAGTGAACTTCAAAATGTTGATTATGGTTCAGCGGACATGGCTTACATTAAAGGGCAGGAACAGGCCAAGCGGGCGCTGGAAATTGTCGCCGCCGGAGCGCATAACATTTTAATGAGCGGACCGCCGGGTTCAGGAAAAACTTTTTTAGCGCGGACAATCCCCACTATTCTGCCTAATTTGACCGTGGAGGAGTCGCTGGAGATAACCCGCGTTTATTCCGCCGCCGGGTTGTTACCACCCAATCAGCCAGTGGCGAGAAAGCGTCCTTTCCGCAGTCCGCATCACACCGCTTCGGGCGTGGCGTTGGTCGGCGGCGGGACCTGGCCCAAGCCGGGAGAAATTTCTTTGGCGCACCGCGGAATTTTATTTCTGGACGAGTTTCCGGAGTTTGACCGGCGGGTGCTGGAAAATTTGCGCCAGCCGCTGGAGGATGGCGTGGTGGCGGTTTCGCGCGTTTCCGGCACGGTGGAATTCCCCGCCAAGTTTATTTTGGTGGCGGCGCAAAATCCCTGTCCTTGCGGTTACGCTTCTGACCCCAAAAGAATTTGCACCTGTTCGCCCATGCAGATTTTAAAATATCAGAAAAAGGTTTCCGGTCCGCTTTTGGACCGCATTGATATTCATATTGAAGTGCCGCAGATTGATTTTGAAAAAATGGTCAGTGACAACCACGGAGAAAGTTCGGCGGATATCCGCGGGCGAGTGGAAGCGGCGCGGGGGAGGCAAAGAGAGCGTTTTGGCAAATCGGGCATTTTTGCCAATAGCGAGATGTCATCGGAAGAAGTTAAAAAGTTTTGTCCGCTTAGAGAAGACACGCGCGAGCTTTTGCGCAATGCCGTGGCCCAGATGCGGCTCTCGGCGCGTTCTTACCACCGCGTTTTGAAATTGGCGCGCACCATTGCCGACTTGGCGGGGAGCGAGGAGATTACTACTGAATATGTGGCCGAGGCCTTGCAATATCGACCAAAAGCGGACTAG
- a CDS encoding TraR/DksA C4-type zinc finger protein: MPSQEFIAKMKEKLLEEKKNLNERLSGFAKKKAKDDYDTEMPEYGDKEDENAGEVATYSDNLSLEHNLEKSLRDVSKALDSIAKGTYGICKYCGKEIGEKRLEARPVSTACVECKEKLTKGK; encoded by the coding sequence ATGCCCAGTCAGGAATTTATTGCTAAAATGAAAGAGAAGCTTTTGGAGGAAAAGAAAAACTTGAATGAACGTCTTTCGGGTTTCGCCAAAAAGAAAGCCAAGGATGATTATGATACGGAAATGCCGGAGTATGGCGACAAAGAAGATGAAAATGCCGGCGAGGTGGCCACTTACAGCGACAATCTGTCCTTGGAGCATAATTTAGAAAAATCGCTTCGCGATGTGAGCAAGGCCTTAGACAGTATTGCCAAAGGCACTTATGGAATTTGCAAATATTGCGGTAAGGAAATAGGAGAAAAGCGCCTTGAGGCCCGTCCAGTTTCTACCGCCTGCGTGGAATGCAAGGAAAAATTGACCAAGGGCAAGTAA
- a CDS encoding ABC transporter substrate-binding protein — MSKRKILIIIVSIIVLAAAVYLLSNNFIGGEKKLLKIGVILPLEDSFLKQGPAMKAAADLAMREINGQNGKVRVELLYRDGGCESNKAARGAEDLINKEEVNFVIGGFCESEIMSMAKAVKGREAIVIASAGGGVSGSGADNFFSLAVNNDKEGFMLAEYLATKAKVGTAAVVYEKKDYALTLVEDFKRYFSAKGGKIAADIYFYPKSFEASEIINELKGKDFGALVLISEMPAVAEKIALELKTAGLEKTIFLPGQMFSNDIWKDYSSLDGFYTVKAVSEENKKFEKFAEAFKKRYGEEVSFAAEQANIYSTIYLLAEAAGKYGDDFGKIKNYLVNLKKWEQALGSLSFDEAGNRLSSYAVYVIKDGKLESVKVFKP; from the coding sequence ATGTCCAAAAGAAAAATTTTAATTATAATTGTTAGCATCATTGTTCTCGCCGCTGCGGTTTATCTATTATCCAATAATTTTATCGGTGGTGAAAAAAAGTTGTTGAAAATCGGCGTAATTTTGCCATTGGAGGACTCTTTTTTGAAGCAGGGGCCAGCGATGAAGGCGGCGGCTGATTTGGCAATGAGAGAAATTAATGGCCAAAACGGCAAGGTGCGAGTGGAGCTTTTGTATCGCGATGGCGGATGCGAATCCAATAAAGCGGCCAGAGGAGCAGAGGATTTAATCAATAAAGAGGAAGTTAATTTTGTCATCGGCGGATTTTGCGAAAGCGAAATTATGTCCATGGCCAAGGCGGTGAAAGGGCGGGAGGCGATTGTTATTGCTTCGGCTGGCGGCGGTGTCAGCGGAAGCGGCGCAGATAATTTTTTTAGTTTAGCGGTTAATAATGATAAGGAAGGTTTCATGCTGGCGGAATATCTCGCCACTAAAGCCAAGGTTGGCACGGCGGCGGTGGTTTATGAAAAAAAAGATTATGCCCTGACTTTAGTTGAAGATTTTAAAAGATATTTTTCAGCCAAGGGAGGAAAGATAGCGGCAGATATTTATTTTTATCCGAAGAGTTTTGAGGCGTCTGAAATTATCAACGAGCTTAAGGGTAAAGATTTCGGCGCTTTAGTTTTAATATCAGAAATGCCGGCTGTTGCTGAAAAAATTGCGTTAGAATTAAAAACCGCCGGCCTGGAAAAAACAATATTTCTCCCCGGTCAAATGTTTAGTAATGATATTTGGAAAGATTATTCGTCTTTAGACGGCTTTTATACCGTGAAAGCAGTGAGCGAAGAAAATAAAAAATTTGAAAAATTTGCAGAAGCGTTTAAAAAGAGATATGGTGAAGAGGTTTCTTTCGCTGCCGAGCAAGCTAATATCTATTCCACGATTTATTTGTTGGCCGAAGCGGCCGGAAAATATGGAGATGATTTTGGTAAGATAAAGAATTATTTAGTTAATCTCAAAAAATGGGAGCAGGCTTTGGGGAGCTTGAGTTTTGACGAGGCGGGCAATCGCCTTTCTTCATACGCCGTTTACGTGATTAAAGACGGGAAACTGGAAAGCGTTAAAGTATTCAAACCGTGA